The following are encoded together in the Parambassis ranga chromosome 20, fParRan2.1, whole genome shotgun sequence genome:
- the crhb gene encoding corticotropin releasing hormone b, whose amino-acid sequence MKLNLFGTTVILLVAFLPRYECRAIESPGGTLRVPAPQTQNSQQQQQPGPILERLGEEYFIRLGNGDSNSFPSTSMYPGGSPAIYNRALQLQLTRRLLQGKVGNIRALISSFGDRGEESMERGRRSEDPPISLDLTFHLLREMMEMSRAEQLAQQAQNNRRMMELFGK is encoded by the coding sequence ATGAAGCTCAATTTATTTGGTACCACCGTGATTCTGCTAGTTGCCTTCTTGCCGCGCTACGAATGTCGGGCTATTGAGAGCCCTGGCGGTACCCTGCGCGTCCCAGCTCCCCAAACCCAAAACtcccagcaacagcagcaacctggTCCCATTCTGGAGCGGCTTGGAGAGGAGTATTTCATCCGACTGGGCAACGGGGACTCGAACTCTTTCCCATCAACGTCCATGTATCCCGGCGGATCACCTGCCATCTATAACAGAGCGCTACAACTCCAGCTGACGCGGCGTCTTTTACAGGGGAAAGTTGGGAACATCAGGGCGCTCATAAGCAGCTTCGGAGACCGCGGGGAGGAATCgatggagagaggaagaaggtcCGAGGACCCGCCGATATCCCTGGATCTGACCTTCCACCTGCTCCGGGAGATGATGGAGATGTCCAGGGCGGAACAGCTGGCCCAGCAGGCGCAAAATAACAGAAGAATGATGGAGCTCTTCGGGAAGTGA